ctctctctaatatattattcctatgactatatggtatttcctacatgTTAGAAGTGCATCAAAATAGCCTTAGTTGTAATTGTCGATATTCAAAGCTCGGTAACGGATGGCCACATTACCATCCTATTTGACATGATTATTTGATTGGTTGATTTCTTAACGGAAAGCCCCGTTACCATCCCGTTTAGTATCTCGTTTATTATTATACAAGTACCAAAACTAAATCAGTGGTGCGGATCGAAAGGTCACGCGCAGACTAGTTAAACAGTGCACAAAATCGGACTAAATGTTTCGAGCTGACCCCTCGTGTGCAGCtttcttctagggttttagatttttcagCTGATCGCTCATCTTATGTTTTAATCAACGTCTAGGGTTTAAGCAACTAGGTTCTATGTTTCGAGCTATatgctttttcttcttcttcgatgaaACACAAAGGAATTTCTAGTGAATTGCGCAAGTCTTGAATCTCCAGTTACAGGTACAACCGTATAATAATTCTTACTTATTCCACAAATCTCAAACAATTTGATTACTTTGCTATTAGCAACCATCAATTTCTCAAAGAATCCATCAGTATGTGGCGGAACATTGCAAAACGAGCAGTTTCTTCGAGAAAACTTATGAAATGCTGGGAAGATTCAATCTGTAAGGTAAATTTAAAGCCTTTAGAATTAAATCCATTTCATCAGAATGGGGAGGTTAATGTTGTTAGAAATTTTTATTATCGATGTCTTGGTGATACTTCAGTTAGTTTTTCTGGGAATTTGAGCCATCCTAAGGGTTATGCTAGTGTTGCTGAGGCTATATGTACGACTGATACTGAAGAAGATATTTCTGTAATGGATGCAAATCAGGGAGAATTTCAACATGAGCAAGAAAAGGAACCGAAAATTGTTCCTGGAGTTGGAAATGCAGAATATGAGTTGCTTAAGAGGAGACAAATAAAGATTGAAACGGAGGCATGGGAACAAGCGGCCAAGGAGTACAAAGAGCTACTTGAAGATATGTGTGAACAGAAATTGGCTCCCAATTTGCCTTACATGAAGTCATTGTTTCTTGGTTGGTTTGAGCCGTTGCGCAATTGTATTGCTGCTGATCAAGGGCTTTGTAGGCAAGGGACTAAGGCTAATTATGCCCCATATTTTGATCAGTTGCCGGCTGAAATGATGGCTGTTGTTACGATGCATAAGATGATGGGATTTTTTATGTCAAGTGATGATCATGGTACTGCTAAGGTGGTTCAAGCTGCTTGTCAGATTGGTGAAGCCATTGAACAGGAGGTTAGGATACACAATTACTTGGAAAAAACTAGAAAGAAACCCGGTGAAGCTAAGGGTAAATCAAAAGAAGGTGATGAACCTGATCCCGAGGCCATCAAACAAGCACGCTTGAGGAAAACAGTAAAGACtttgatgaaaaagaaaaagttacaACAAGTGAGGCACATAATCAAGGGACAGGAAGAAGATGAGATAAAGCCATGGGGACAGGAGGCTCATGCTAAGGTTGGAAGCCGTTTGATTGAATTGTTGATCCAATCAGCTTATATACAACCACCTGTTGATCAGTTATCAGATGGTCCGCCTGATATTCGACCAGCATTTAAACATTCTATGAAAACTATAAAGATAGATTCACTGAATCTCAGCAGAAAATTTGGAGTAATTGAGTGTGACCCACTGATTTTCCAAGGGCTGGAAAAAACAGCAAAGCACATGGTGATTCCTTATATGCCGATGTTGGTGCCACCAGAGAGTTGGATCAGGTATGACAAAGGGGCACATTTGTTTTTGCCATCTTATGTGATGCGTACACATGGATCAAAGCAGCAGCGTTTGGAAGTTAAGAATACACCAGTGAAGCAGATTCAACGAGTATTTGACGCTCTGAATACCCTTGGGAATACAAAATGGCGGGTTAACAAGAAGTTACTTGAAATAGTAGACAGAGTATGGGCCAGTGGAGGCAAATATGCTGGTTTAGTTGATCGTGCTGATGTTGTTTTACCAGAAAAACCAGAGACAGAGGATGAAGCGGAACTCAGGAACTGGAAATGGAAAATTAAAAATGCTAAGAAAGAGAATAATGAGAGACATGCTCACCGGTGCGATTTGGAACTCAAACTTGCTGTAGCGCACAAAATGAGTGCTGAGGATGGTTTCTACTATCCGCACAACCTTGACTTCCGAGGTCGTGCCTATCCCATGCACCCATATCTAAACCATCTTGGCTCAGACTTATGCCGGGGTATCCTTGAATTTGCGGAGGGACGCCCTCTTGGAAATTCAGGCTTGCGGTGGTTGAAAATACATCTGGCAAATTTGTTTGCCACTGGTGGTGTCGATAAAAAATCTTATGATGGTCGAATAGCTTTTACAGAGAGCAACTTGGATAATATATTTGATTCCGCAGATAAACCGCTTGAGGGTAACCAGTGGTGGTTGGGGGCAGAGGATCCATTCCAATGTTTGGCAGTTTGCATGAATCTCTCAGAAGCATTGAGAAGCTCTTCACCAGAAACTACTATCTCACATATTCCTATACACCAGGATGGTTCTTGCAATGGCTTACAACACTATGCTGCTCTCGGGAGAGATAAACTGGGAGCAGCTGCAGTAAATTTGGTTGCTGGAGAAAAACCAGCAGATGTTTACTCAGGCATTGCTGATAGAGTTCGTGAGATTATGCAGGAAGATTCCCAGAAAGATCCAGCTGCTGATCCAAATGTGTTCTGTGCGAAAATGTTAATCGAAAAGGATTGGGTGAACAGGAAATTGGTGAAGCAGACTGTGATGACATCAGTGTATGGTGTTACTTACATAGGTGCCCGTGATCAGATCAAGAAGAGGTTAAAGGAGCGTGATCCAGATGGTGATGATAATGAGCAGTTTCAGCTAGCTTGTTATGCAACAAAGGTCACCTTAACTGCTTTAGGGGAAATGTTTGAGGCTGCACGTAGTATCATGAGCTGGCTTAGTGATTGTGCGAGTGTCATTGCCTCTGAAAATCATGCGGTGCGATGGACCACTCCTCTCGGACTTCCTGTTGTTCAGCCTTACCGCAAATTAGGAAGGCATAATATTAAAACCTCCCTTCAAAAGTTGACATTGAGAAGAGAAACTGACAAGGTCATGCTCAAGAGGCAGAGAACAGCTTTTCCACCGAATTTCGTCCACTCCCTTGACGGGTCTCATATGATGATGACTGCACTTGCTTGCAAGAAAGCTGGATTAAACTTTGCAGGAGTTCACGATTCATTTTGGACGCATGCATGTGATGTCGATGAAATGAACAGGATACTCCGTGAAAAATTTGTTGAACTCTATGAGCAACCTATATTAGAAAATTTACTGGAGAACTTCCAGGGGTCATTTCCCAAATTGGAATTTCCTCCTTTACCAGTGCGCGGAGACTTCAATTTAAAAGCAGTTCTACAGTCACCATATTTCTTCAACTAAGCTACAACAGATTTTTAGCAATCTACTCGAATGTGTTGGCGAGCTTTCTTTCCGCTTCTCGTTCAATCTTCACGTTTGAGTTCCCCTCTAATAGGAGTTGGAGATAGAGGAGCTCTAATCTAAAGATCTGGAGATAGGTACCACCATGCTTCTTTTAGCTGATTTCTGCACCAGCTATATTTATACATCACCCTTTTCTATTGAATTTATGTTCGCAGTTTATATTCATTCACTGAAGAAAGACCGCAAAGCCGAAAATAAGTCGTATACCTCTTTAAAAATGTAGGATAACATTATCTGCTTGCTATTAAAATTAGAGCTCTCTGTTACTGATAATGCCATAGAAGCTTATGATAAGAATAAATCGTTTTATGAGCGTATgaggatgaagaaaatgaagttttATGCTTCATCCTTTGAAGACTGTAGTGAATACGGGAAATGATTGTAATGTTTTTGGTCTGTGTACATATACTGCCGAAAATTATGTATATTATTCTCTTTTTAACGAGGGAATCATTAAACCTTATGTGAGTGGGATGGTTGTGTTCCCTTGATGATGGCAAATTTTAGTATTACACTGACGTTTCTATCTTAACTGTGAGATTGTGTCTAGTATCATCTTTGATTATTTGGCGATTGGTTGAGTACTTCTATGTTTGTGACGAGGTTAACTTGCAGGTTTTGGATCTAGATACAATGTATCCAAGGAATATGAAGGAAATCCATAAAGTGGGTGAATATCTGCCGGGCTTTATCCAAGAGTTTGTACTAACTTTTGCAAGGCAGTGACTTGCAAGTCCTCAAAGGGCAGGAGCTGTTGGGGGTGTACAGTCACAAACAAGACTGGAGATACTAGTGTTTTTTCAGGATGATCAGCGTACTGCACAAGACGGATCCCAGATTAGAAAACGTGTGGAGCTCGAGTCTACCAGGGAGTTTGGAAAACACTGAACTAGCTGAATACTGTGGGTTTTGTTAAAAGTATGGACTTCCTTCTTGTGTCTTGTCTTGTGTATGTTTTCCATATTGTCAAGTTGCTGATCCTGTGTTCTTTGCAGGGCTCTATTGACGAACAGAGATGGTTGCTTGATCCTATCGGCCAAAATGAACAAGTTATTTTGGTTCTGAAAATTGAAGATATTGTGCTTGGTATGTGATGCATGTTTCAATTAATATAAAAATACATGTCAGAATTTCATGATTTTACCAAAGAAATATCGGGAACATGGAGTTGTCACTCACTACATTATAATTCTGCGTAGCGTGTCGAATATAAGCTCTGGAATATACTTCATGCTGAATCATATTTCTCCTACTATTAACATGCTTAACAGCTGCGTCATACATAGTATGGCTATCATACACATCACAACAGATCGTACACACTTTAGGAACATAAGCATCATtatgaagaaaagaaggaaaataaCTAGTTCTGTTTTTTACTTGGACTTCTAGTTCTATTTCCTCATACTAGATTGATTGATAAAACAGATTTACTGTAGGTTATATGAGGCTGGAAGAGAGTTCTTATCATGCTTGCCACACGTCTCcccaacctttccatcatgatGGGACAGCTCCTAGTTAGCTTTAACCTTAAGCTAGTCATTAGAGAACAAATCAGCCACAAACACACTGTAATGCTGATTACTACTATTCCGACTTCACATAATCAAGACAGACATTAACTATGCAAATAAAAAAACGGCAAAAATTTGATGCTAAACCATAAAAAAACCAACAGCGAAACACAAATGTTGTTGCCAGGAGGCCATGGCTTATGAAGAATAGCCATTGGGAACTCTGGCTTACAATATACAAGTTCATCATATACCCGGGGAACTTTAGGTTATAGTAATACAATTAACCGACCACTGGGTTGAATGCAACAACTAAAAGGGTCAGTTATTGATACTATAATAGACTGAATATGTTATTGTAACAAAATTTCTTAACAGACTGCCTATTTGGCTTTTATTGTAAAAGCATAACAAGTAAAGTGAGTGATTAGAATGTTTAGAAATAGGAAGCTAGATTGCCTTTAGATCCTGTTGCCGTGTACTTTGCTCATTAGTAGTCATTACATATTCCTTGTTATTTTTACCACAGAGGGCTTCCAACACGAGAATGAAAACTTGTGATTTTAAAACTAAATGAAATGTGGTAATGCTCTGTCTTCTTTTCAGTTCTCAAGCAGCCAATTTAACTATTTGCAAATGTTGCTATCCATTTTCACTTACACGGGTTTTATCTTATGTTTCCGAAGGTATTAGTGGCCAACATGTTTCGAAGACGCCTAAGATGATTAATCTGTTCCAGATACTTGTATACTAATCCTGTGGTCAATTCCTTCTCCAGTAGCTCCCCAAGCGAGTAATTTGACAAATCCAAATAAGAAGATCAAAATGAATTATGAAGACCACAAGCTTGAAGGCATGCTCATAGTAGTTTTTGCTTGCTTCGTAGTTCTTTTCGACCCACCTTATTTTTACTGGTTAGTTAATAAGGTTTATTCTTCAACTTTGACAGTCGTTCCTGTACTGATTGCATGACCATGTTTCCTATCCTAGTTGCATTACCGTGTTTCCTGTACTTGCATAGTTTTTATACACGGAATTTGTTCTTTACTGTAATCATTTTTGGTAGCTTATTTGTCTGTCTGTAAATTTCACAAGATTACTGCTTGCTTTCAAATGTGGAGCAATGCCTAAGATTCATAAAAAATATGCTTGATTGTTGTATTGCCTAAGGCTACAGCTGTTGTTACAGCTAGCTTACATATGATCGGGCACTGCTACATGATCATGATCTCACAGGGTAAATGCCGTGTACTATTTACGGTTTCTCGTCGGGTCAAGCTAAAGTTATAACCAAACACTTGGTGCCATGTGGATGCTGTAAGATAAACTACTGTAGTATGTAGCATTGCCGTCTAAGTTATGTTATTCTCATTTGTCTACAAGTGGTCTGAAGAGTTATATTGCTTTTAATTACCTTGTGCGAGATCAAAGTTTGAAGTTTTAATGTTGAAACTAAGCTGGCGAAACAATTAATCCGTTGAAAACTTGCCGTGTTGTATTCTTAAACTCTTCCAAAGAAGGCATTCGCAAAGACCAAATGGTAGACGATGAGCGTGAATGGAATGTATTTTGGAGTTGGATATACGTAGCATAGCTTTCTTCGGTAATACACTAGAAAGCATCTTCAACTCCCCATTGACACCTCCATACCAGCCCAAACCGACTTTTGAGCTGAGGTTCTCGAAATGAGTTCCAAGAAGTGGAGACGCTAAAACTTGGAGAACCGTTCCACCAACCAAATTAGAATTGGGTTGTGTTCGATTAGGGGGGAAGGAAAACTCACAAAAAGACTGTCCACGGTAAGATCCTCTTTTTAACAACTAAGGCTCTCAAGTTCGGTAACGCGATCGGCCTCTTTTGATTTCCTAATTCGTCTGATTTCTGTTCACATTTCACACTACATCTCCTCCCTTGCTGCCGAGTCCCTCGTTCCTCTCCCTCTGTGGTAAACTCTTCACCAAACTTTGTTGCGATGACTATTAATCATCTCGTCATGTTTAAGCCTATTTAATTAGGTGTTCCATTAGAAATCAAAATCTTACTTTTAAGGTGTTCCATTAGAAGAAGATCAAAAAACTTACATACTAGCACAGGAACCATGCATAGATTCAACCAGAACAAACTTATATCCATATATACTCATTTGAAGACCAGAGAAATCATTTATTTATGAATCTCTGTTCAGATCCAATCCAAACCATCTTGGCGAACCAACATAATGCTCAAAAAGATTACAAGCAATACAAATGTCAGACTAGGCATTATATTAACTAGTACGACCGTTAGCCACGGTGGGAGGGCCGatcgaagaagaatctgaagatggggttCGTCTGCGACTACTTTCGTCCCGTTTAAGAAAAGCTATACTTTCATCCCGtttcaaaaaaagtgatactttcgtcccgtttcggaaaaagtgatattttattCCCGTTTtgaaaaaagtgatactttctccccgtttcggaaaaagtgtcgttttttctgaaacggagcgaaagtatcattttttccgaTCGTTTtgttagttgcaacggaaaattagctGATGAATAGACCAAAATTTTGCTATATAatgtattatgtatcctttgtgatgatttgcataatggatatacatttaattttctaaaattgtgcctaaaataaaaaaatatctccgaatttttctttaaaatctaaattttatattgttgtttgtacttgttgcgtagagttttttataacctttccaacgagataaaatttgtaaaattacaagacacggatttttagatatgttatattaaagtttgctttccaattatacccctgaaaagatAGGATACACAAGGAGTTGTAATTGGACTAAAAGTGAGGAACATTTTTGGTTTTTCGGCCCTaaccatttccaatctttttgtgtcaattgatcactttcattttacaaaaaaagatGGTCATATAAAGGTCCTCCCTCGCCGACCCAATTATGAACACTGGTCCAATATACAATTGACACCCAAGAAGAACCATCCAAACCTTGAAAGATTAACAGATCAAACAGCTGACGGTTAACTCTGTCAAGCAAATCCCAGCTCTTCTTAGCTAGAGACTTATTGTTGAAGAAGATCCATTGACAATTCTAGAGGCCAATCTTGAACTTCGGCTACCCCACTTTGCTACAAGACCTCTTCTGCAGTCTCGACCGTTGGTTCCTAATCCGACCCAAACTGCACGGGGTAGTGATTCCATACAATATGCTTCATCGAGACTAATGATGGTGTTCAAATTCTTAAATTGTGGGGATAATTTTGAGTTTGGTTACATAAAAGGACTctttagaaaatattttctctAAAAATAAACACAATAATCTAAAAATCTTATAGTTCAAAATGAAAATTAATAAAACTTATTCAAAATTTGCCATCAGAAGGAAGAAGCTTAGAATTAATCTCATTGCAACATTGAGAAATTCAATGTCTAGTACTCAAAACCCTTGCGCAATATATCCAACATCATCTGGCAAGTAAGTTTAAACATAAGACCAAGAGACACATACGAATAAGAAAACCAGACAAATACCCTTAGGTTTTTAAACTATTTGACATTAAATAACATGGTTTTAACATTTGATAGCTTAGTAAGTGTGTTTTGGTCTTTTAGAAGGCAGACTTCTGAATTATACAGGCAAGTGCCAGACAAGATACACACCATATATTTTAGTAGGACGAAATTGTAAGCAAAGACATATGAAAGGATATGAAACCCACATGAAGCCAACACCCAAAACATATGCATCTGTGTTTTTTTACTTCATCATTGGTTCATACTGGATGTAGGTGGCCAAAATTTAACAAACTACTAATTGAATAAGATAGTTGCTCTAACAAAGTCCAAGCTTTTTTATCGCTTTCATAGACAGAAGAACCAAGCCAAATGCAAGGATGCGTGGAAATCTCCTTTTTATTTTACAGGAGAAACCCCTGTATATTAGACAGTAACATCAACAATGTTTATGTTCCTAAAACTCATATGCAAACTATGATACCGACAAAAGAACGATACCCTAGTTTAATTTACACATTTGCAAAGATAAAAACGAAAAGTTTTAATCCAAACCTAAAATCTTATCTCTGGTCACATTCACATTTCAGATACGCAATATTTTGATTCAAACAGCAAAACAGATTACTCTTACAGAATTATTAGATCTCAAACTATACACAGAAATCCAAAAATTTGCAGTTCAAATTGAGATTAATAAACTTAATTCAAATATTGCCATCAGAAGGAAGAAGCTAATAATTAATATCATTGCAACACTGAGAGTATCAATGTTTAGTACTCAAAACCCTTGCGCAATATATCCCAACATCATTTGGCAACtacaataaaaatgttgaatataaACAGACCAGATTCATACGAATAGAAAAAGGTTAAGGTCATCAAAATGTTAAACCGTTTAACATTTGAATAGCTTTCTTCCTGTTTTCTTAAACCTAGAAAAGTTCCAATCAACTTATGAAAACAAAACTACTAACAAAGCATATTTTCTACCATGTGGAAACATACCATGTAATGGATCTTG
Above is a genomic segment from Papaver somniferum cultivar HN1 chromosome 10, ASM357369v1, whole genome shotgun sequence containing:
- the LOC113318692 gene encoding DNA-directed RNA polymerase 1B, mitochondrial-like isoform X2 — encoded protein: MWRNIAKRAVSSRKLMKCWEDSICKGEFQHEQEKEPKIVPGVGNAEYELLKRRQIKIETEAWEQAAKEYKELLEDMCEQKLAPNLPYMKSLFLGWFEPLRNCIAADQGLCRQGTKANYAPYFDQLPAEMMAVVTMHKMMGFFMSSDDHGTAKVVQAACQIGEAIEQEVRIHNYLEKTRKKPGEAKGKSKEGDEPDPEAIKQARLRKTVKTLMKKKKLQQVRHIIKGQEEDEIKPWGQEAHAKVGSRLIELLIQSAYIQPPVDQLSDGPPDIRPAFKHSMKTIKIDSLNLSRKFGVIECDPLIFQGLEKTAKHMVIPYMPMLVPPESWIRYDKGAHLFLPSYVMRTHGSKQQRLEVKNTPVKQIQRVFDALNTLGNTKWRVNKKLLEIVDRVWASGGKYAGLVDRADVVLPEKPETEDEAELRNWKWKIKNAKKENNERHAHRCDLELKLAVAHKMSAEDGFYYPHNLDFRGRAYPMHPYLNHLGSDLCRGILEFAEGRPLGNSGLRWLKIHLANLFATGGVDKKSYDGRIAFTESNLDNIFDSADKPLEGNQWWLGAEDPFQCLAVCMNLSEALRSSSPETTISHIPIHQDGSCNGLQHYAALGRDKLGAAAVNLVAGEKPADVYSGIADRVREIMQEDSQKDPAADPNVFCAKMLIEKDWVNRKLVKQTVMTSVYGVTYIGARDQIKKRLKERDPDGDDNEQFQLACYATKVTLTALGEMFEAARSIMSWLSDCASVIASENHAVRWTTPLGLPVVQPYRKLGRHNIKTSLQKLTLRRETDKVMLKRQRTAFPPNFVHSLDGSHMMMTALACKKAGLNFAGVHDSFWTHACDVDEMNRILREKFVELYEQPILENLLENFQGSFPKLEFPPLPVRGDFNLKAVLQSPYFFN
- the LOC113318692 gene encoding DNA-directed RNA polymerase 1B, mitochondrial-like isoform X1, which translates into the protein MWRNIAKRAVSSRKLMKCWEDSICKVNLKPLELNPFHQNGEVNVVRNFYYRCLGDTSVSFSGNLSHPKGYASVAEAICTTDTEEDISVMDANQGEFQHEQEKEPKIVPGVGNAEYELLKRRQIKIETEAWEQAAKEYKELLEDMCEQKLAPNLPYMKSLFLGWFEPLRNCIAADQGLCRQGTKANYAPYFDQLPAEMMAVVTMHKMMGFFMSSDDHGTAKVVQAACQIGEAIEQEVRIHNYLEKTRKKPGEAKGKSKEGDEPDPEAIKQARLRKTVKTLMKKKKLQQVRHIIKGQEEDEIKPWGQEAHAKVGSRLIELLIQSAYIQPPVDQLSDGPPDIRPAFKHSMKTIKIDSLNLSRKFGVIECDPLIFQGLEKTAKHMVIPYMPMLVPPESWIRYDKGAHLFLPSYVMRTHGSKQQRLEVKNTPVKQIQRVFDALNTLGNTKWRVNKKLLEIVDRVWASGGKYAGLVDRADVVLPEKPETEDEAELRNWKWKIKNAKKENNERHAHRCDLELKLAVAHKMSAEDGFYYPHNLDFRGRAYPMHPYLNHLGSDLCRGILEFAEGRPLGNSGLRWLKIHLANLFATGGVDKKSYDGRIAFTESNLDNIFDSADKPLEGNQWWLGAEDPFQCLAVCMNLSEALRSSSPETTISHIPIHQDGSCNGLQHYAALGRDKLGAAAVNLVAGEKPADVYSGIADRVREIMQEDSQKDPAADPNVFCAKMLIEKDWVNRKLVKQTVMTSVYGVTYIGARDQIKKRLKERDPDGDDNEQFQLACYATKVTLTALGEMFEAARSIMSWLSDCASVIASENHAVRWTTPLGLPVVQPYRKLGRHNIKTSLQKLTLRRETDKVMLKRQRTAFPPNFVHSLDGSHMMMTALACKKAGLNFAGVHDSFWTHACDVDEMNRILREKFVELYEQPILENLLENFQGSFPKLEFPPLPVRGDFNLKAVLQSPYFFN